The Gordonia sp. KTR9 genome contains a region encoding:
- the nhaA gene encoding Na+/H+ antiporter NhaA produces MIARPRDWAKGTLFARGSYSEASRISDIFRKETVGGALLLVAAVVALVWANSPWSAAYDSLGQWQIGTDALGLHLDLSLSTWAADGLLAIFFFVIGLELKREFVAGDLRDPARAALPIAAAIGGMVVPALIFLAFTARAGDGATQGWAIPTATDIAFAVAVLAVISTHLPAALRTFLLTLAVVDDLLAITVIALFYSDSISTGALALAVVPLAAFAVCVQRGVRAWWILLPLATLTWALVHESGVHATVAGVLLGFTVPVRRRATEDGKAADGPGLAEHFEHRIRPLSAGVAVPVFAFFAAGVTVGGSGGLTDALTDPIAVGIICGLVIGKTVGIVGTTALLSSVTRATLDASVKWIDVIGIAMLAGIGFTVSLLIGDLAYGMGTDRDEHVKIGVLAGSLTAAACAAVILRIRNRHYRTVAELEQRDDDHDGIPDVYQRRQ; encoded by the coding sequence ATGATCGCGCGGCCGCGTGATTGGGCGAAGGGCACGCTGTTTGCGCGCGGCTCCTACTCGGAGGCATCGCGGATCTCCGATATTTTCCGCAAGGAAACCGTGGGTGGGGCGTTGCTGCTGGTCGCCGCCGTCGTTGCTCTGGTGTGGGCGAACTCGCCGTGGTCCGCGGCGTACGACAGCCTGGGCCAGTGGCAGATCGGCACCGACGCTCTCGGTCTTCATCTGGATCTGTCGTTGAGCACCTGGGCGGCTGACGGTCTGCTCGCGATCTTCTTCTTCGTCATCGGGCTGGAGTTGAAACGCGAGTTCGTTGCCGGAGACCTCCGGGATCCGGCCCGCGCAGCGTTGCCGATCGCCGCCGCGATCGGTGGGATGGTCGTGCCCGCGCTGATCTTCCTCGCATTCACCGCCCGGGCTGGAGACGGCGCGACGCAGGGCTGGGCGATTCCGACAGCCACCGACATCGCATTCGCGGTGGCGGTGCTGGCCGTCATCTCGACCCATCTGCCGGCCGCACTGCGGACCTTCCTGCTCACCCTGGCCGTGGTCGACGATCTGTTGGCGATCACCGTGATCGCCCTGTTCTACAGCGACAGCATCAGCACCGGGGCGTTGGCGCTGGCGGTGGTGCCACTCGCGGCGTTTGCGGTGTGCGTGCAGCGCGGCGTGCGGGCGTGGTGGATTCTGCTTCCCCTGGCCACGTTGACGTGGGCATTGGTGCACGAGTCCGGTGTCCACGCGACGGTGGCCGGGGTGCTGCTGGGATTCACCGTTCCGGTCCGTCGCCGCGCCACGGAGGATGGGAAAGCGGCGGACGGGCCAGGGCTGGCCGAGCACTTTGAACATCGAATTCGACCCCTCTCGGCGGGGGTGGCGGTGCCGGTGTTCGCGTTCTTCGCCGCCGGAGTCACCGTCGGCGGGTCGGGCGGTTTGACCGACGCGTTGACCGACCCCATCGCGGTGGGCATCATCTGCGGCCTGGTCATCGGCAAAACCGTCGGCATCGTAGGCACCACGGCGCTGCTGTCGTCGGTCACTCGGGCCACCCTCGATGCCAGCGTGAAGTGGATCGACGTCATCGGTATCGCGATGCTCGCCGGTATCGGGTTCACCGTGTCGCTACTCATCGGCGATCTGGCCTATGGGATGGGCACAGACCGTGACGAGCACGTGAAGATCGGGGTCCTGGCCGGGTCGCTGACCGCTGCAGCATGCGCCGCCGTCATCTTGCGGATACGAAACCGCCACTACCGCACCGTGGCGGAGTTGGAGCAGCGCGACGACGACCACGACGGTATCCCCGACGTGTATCAGCGGAGACAGTGA
- a CDS encoding potassium channel family protein yields the protein MGSPWRSRLTRRSGVDDAEGLGIGIITVPDHAPSPIRAIGRRLGIAVVIICTATGVVYLDRDGYSHAGDTPLTVLDCFYYVTVSLSTTGYGDIAPITPGARAVNVFLVTPLRVLFLVVLIGTTLEVLTERSRQAWRIQRWRQNLHNHVVIVGFGTKGRNAARALVDAEVPRTGIVVVDDDPAALEAAAAFGVVTVRGQATQRDVLSLAKTEHARAVIVGAHRDDTAVLITLTARQLNPTARIVCAVRDTDNAALLRRSGADTVVTSSATAGRLLGMATRTPRVVDAIEDLLTPVTGLSIAERLVDPTEIGQPPRAVADVVIGVLRDDTLYRATDLDALGSTDRLLVVRSSLPD from the coding sequence ATGGGCTCGCCATGGCGCTCACGCCTGACCAGACGGTCGGGTGTCGATGACGCCGAGGGACTGGGGATCGGAATCATCACGGTTCCCGATCATGCCCCCAGCCCCATACGGGCCATCGGCCGGCGACTGGGGATCGCCGTCGTGATCATCTGCACCGCAACCGGTGTCGTCTACCTGGACCGCGACGGCTACAGCCACGCCGGCGATACACCGTTGACAGTGCTGGACTGCTTCTACTACGTGACCGTGTCACTGTCGACCACCGGCTACGGCGACATCGCACCCATCACCCCGGGTGCGCGCGCTGTAAATGTCTTCCTCGTCACCCCGCTGCGAGTGCTGTTTCTGGTCGTTCTGATCGGCACCACCCTGGAGGTGCTGACCGAACGCTCCCGACAAGCGTGGCGCATTCAGCGGTGGCGCCAGAACCTGCACAATCACGTCGTCATCGTCGGATTCGGTACCAAGGGCCGCAACGCGGCACGGGCATTGGTCGACGCTGAGGTCCCCAGAACCGGCATCGTGGTGGTCGATGACGACCCGGCGGCGCTCGAGGCCGCCGCCGCGTTCGGAGTGGTCACCGTCCGCGGTCAAGCAACCCAGCGTGACGTGCTCAGCCTGGCCAAGACCGAACACGCTCGGGCGGTCATCGTCGGCGCCCACCGCGATGACACCGCAGTGCTGATCACCCTCACCGCCCGCCAACTCAATCCCACCGCCCGCATCGTCTGCGCGGTGCGCGACACCGACAACGCTGCCCTGCTGCGACGTTCGGGAGCCGATACCGTCGTCACCTCCTCGGCCACAGCGGGACGCCTGCTGGGCATGGCCACCCGCACCCCACGCGTCGTCGATGCCATCGAAGATCTCCTGACACCGGTCACCGGTCTCTCGATCGCCGAACGCCTCGTGGATCCCACCGAGATCGGGCAACCACCTCGTGCCGTCGCCGATGTCGTGATCGGCGTCCTCCGCGATGACACCCTCTATCGCGCAACAGATCTCGATGCGCTCGGTAGCACCGACCGGCTGCTCGTCGTGCGTTCATCGCTCCCGGACTGA
- a CDS encoding alpha/beta fold hydrolase: MTSAYKNAAGRDAIQRWCRTRLAIAESCTSQWDIPTSLGHTRIVELLPPRPSVSPATVVVVPGTNMNSATYLPLLSGLAAAHHRVLGVDVPGQPGLSTGQRPHGRDRFARYGQWLDDVLTHTTSEPVIVLGHSLGAAIALSSTSPAVAGRLLISPGGLTRLRVPPQVLATTLAWMAVPTPARSYALLRHLTAPTTSVNSSLISWMTLVAECCHTTLAPPPLTTISTAPPTLVASGDQDVFLPLRRVGPAVRTRLHTDVRVLRDAGHLATHDQPRQIARLLAELTDAVWADTDIPRD; encoded by the coding sequence ATGACGTCGGCATACAAGAACGCCGCGGGCCGTGACGCGATTCAGCGCTGGTGCCGCACCCGACTGGCGATTGCAGAATCCTGCACCTCACAGTGGGATATACCGACATCGTTGGGACACACTCGGATCGTGGAGCTACTCCCGCCCCGCCCATCCGTGTCGCCGGCCACCGTGGTGGTTGTTCCTGGGACCAACATGAATTCCGCCACCTACCTGCCGCTCCTCAGCGGACTCGCCGCAGCGCACCACCGTGTCCTCGGCGTCGATGTTCCCGGACAGCCAGGTCTGAGCACCGGGCAACGTCCGCACGGGCGGGACCGGTTCGCCCGCTACGGACAGTGGCTGGACGACGTCCTCACCCACACCACCTCCGAGCCGGTCATCGTCCTGGGACATTCGCTCGGCGCCGCGATCGCTCTGTCGAGCACCTCCCCAGCAGTCGCCGGCCGACTGCTGATCTCACCCGGCGGACTGACCCGGCTGAGGGTCCCGCCACAGGTGCTGGCGACCACCCTCGCGTGGATGGCCGTACCGACACCCGCGCGGTCCTATGCCCTGTTGCGACACCTGACTGCACCCACCACATCCGTCAATTCATCGCTCATCTCGTGGATGACACTCGTGGCCGAGTGCTGCCACACAACCCTGGCGCCACCACCACTGACCACCATCTCCACCGCACCACCCACCCTCGTCGCTTCTGGCGATCAGGACGTGTTCTTGCCGTTGCGACGAGTGGGCCCGGCCGTCCGCACCCGCCTGCACACCGACGTGCGCGTTCTCCGCGACGCCGGGCACCTGGCCACTCACGACCAGCCCCGTCAGATTGCCCGACTCCTCGCTGAACTCACCGACGCCGTCTGGGCCGACACCGATATCCCACGCGACTGA
- a CDS encoding FAD-dependent monooxygenase produces the protein MTTVADVEVVVIGGGPTGLALTLDLGRRGIRTVVVDRGLAPLPGVRAGGLSARMMEHLRRLGVAPILKDVAPLQPGWPKSNILTTRLAGHLVGEFTPSETTLDFLSFAAEMPQNAPSWLVESAIRGLLVEEPTVETLFGWQFRDDLVDLGDCVEIGLEGPNGAVRRISAAYVVAADGANSRVRRTAGIEVEGSARFDTRWTVEFRSVLLRHIMGKGRHNGYNFTNADVSGGVLQQDATSLWTMHFHAIAPGVDRDPRTLIRLAVGADVPVEWTSELTQWHANAFSATTLVKGRVLLVGDAAHAMPPGGYGLHLGNSDAADLAWRLDAVLRGWGGRTVLDALDAERLPLGRAYVGMVDTSGNAPSAPADAELDTPEGTAVRIAWEAAVREGVVRQMERLATSLFDTVGPSPLILRDDTDPLDWSRREEVVPGRRLPHSWLADGRSLFDVLGPGFTIVYVDDAAGDAATLLTAARDRGIPTTAVRVDRLDPITRVALVRPDHVVAWRSSDACWDPQHVVAAVVGAAVPVDPASATLR, from the coding sequence GTGACCACTGTGGCCGACGTCGAGGTCGTCGTCATCGGGGGCGGCCCGACGGGCCTCGCGCTGACCCTCGACCTCGGACGACGAGGCATCCGGACCGTCGTCGTCGACCGTGGTCTCGCGCCGCTGCCCGGTGTGCGCGCCGGTGGACTGAGTGCGCGGATGATGGAGCACCTCCGCCGTCTCGGTGTCGCGCCGATTCTCAAGGATGTCGCTCCGCTGCAACCGGGTTGGCCGAAGTCGAACATTCTGACCACCCGGCTGGCCGGGCATCTCGTGGGCGAGTTCACCCCCAGCGAGACGACTCTGGACTTCCTCTCCTTCGCGGCGGAAATGCCGCAGAATGCGCCGTCATGGCTGGTCGAGTCGGCCATTCGTGGTCTGCTCGTCGAGGAGCCGACTGTCGAGACACTGTTCGGCTGGCAGTTCCGTGATGATCTCGTCGATCTCGGGGACTGCGTGGAGATCGGGCTCGAGGGGCCGAACGGTGCGGTGCGGCGGATTTCGGCGGCTTATGTGGTCGCTGCGGACGGGGCGAACAGCCGCGTCCGCCGCACGGCAGGCATCGAGGTCGAGGGGAGCGCCAGGTTCGACACGCGGTGGACTGTCGAATTCCGCTCGGTCCTGCTCCGCCACATCATGGGCAAGGGGCGCCACAACGGCTACAACTTCACCAATGCCGACGTCAGCGGCGGGGTGTTGCAGCAGGATGCGACGTCGCTCTGGACCATGCACTTCCATGCGATCGCGCCAGGCGTCGACCGGGATCCGCGCACGCTCATCCGCCTCGCCGTGGGCGCCGACGTACCCGTGGAATGGACCAGCGAGTTGACACAGTGGCACGCGAATGCGTTCTCCGCGACGACCCTCGTCAAAGGCCGCGTCCTGCTGGTCGGTGATGCGGCCCACGCGATGCCGCCCGGCGGTTACGGTCTGCACCTGGGCAATTCCGACGCAGCGGACCTCGCGTGGCGACTCGATGCGGTGCTGCGCGGCTGGGGAGGGCGCACCGTCCTCGATGCTCTCGATGCCGAGCGGCTCCCGCTCGGTCGGGCCTACGTCGGGATGGTCGACACATCGGGGAACGCACCGTCTGCGCCCGCCGACGCCGAACTCGACACCCCGGAGGGAACCGCGGTGCGCATCGCCTGGGAAGCCGCGGTTCGCGAGGGTGTCGTGCGACAGATGGAGCGGTTGGCCACGTCGCTGTTCGACACCGTCGGGCCGTCGCCGCTCATCCTCCGGGATGACACCGACCCGCTGGACTGGTCTCGGCGGGAGGAGGTCGTGCCCGGCCGTCGCCTGCCGCACAGCTGGCTCGCGGACGGCCGGTCTCTGTTCGACGTGCTCGGACCGGGCTTCACGATCGTCTACGTCGACGACGCAGCCGGGGACGCGGCGACCCTGCTGACCGCGGCGCGCGACCGGGGCATCCCGACCACCGCCGTGCGTGTGGACCGGCTCGACCCGATCACCAGAGTCGCTCTCGTCCGTCCCGATCATGTCGTCGCGTGGCGGTCGTCCGACGCCTGCTGGGACCCGCAGCACGTGGTCGCCGCCGTCGTGGGGGCCGCGGTACCGGTTGATCCGGCGAGCGCAACGCTCCGCTGA
- a CDS encoding ABC transporter substrate-binding protein — MTIVPIQGDAAPLISGQVDAISGLATNQPAALELAGKDPVLLLLSDFGRETMDLTYTVATADLENPEKRSALVRFLAAEIRGWQSVIADTQAAVDTVLGGPGADLDLDPEQQLQQATLTNPYIQPSDDVRVLSMSDALIEETIAALAMDGVSADAEMFDASLVEEAYALIEETE, encoded by the coding sequence GTGACCATCGTCCCGATCCAGGGTGACGCCGCTCCGCTGATCAGCGGGCAGGTCGATGCCATCTCCGGCCTCGCGACCAATCAGCCCGCCGCGCTGGAGCTCGCGGGGAAGGACCCGGTTCTCCTCCTGCTCAGCGACTTCGGACGCGAAACCATGGACCTCACCTACACGGTCGCCACGGCCGATCTCGAGAACCCTGAGAAGCGGTCGGCCCTGGTGCGCTTCCTCGCCGCGGAGATCCGCGGCTGGCAGAGCGTGATCGCCGACACCCAGGCCGCCGTCGACACTGTGCTCGGCGGGCCGGGGGCCGACCTCGACCTCGATCCCGAGCAGCAGTTGCAGCAGGCGACCCTGACCAATCCCTACATCCAGCCGTCAGATGACGTGCGGGTGCTGTCCATGTCGGACGCACTCATCGAGGAGACGATCGCGGCGTTGGCCATGGACGGGGTCTCCGCCGACGCGGAGATGTTCGACGCCTCGCTCGTCGAGGAAGCGTACGCACTGATCGAGGAGACCGAGTGA
- a CDS encoding ABC transporter substrate-binding protein, which translates to MNLTRALLAPVALATAAVILSSCGSTDGGTTADGTAVSTLAVQNRWVDNVQFAGGFVAQASGYYTDQGLTVTTTPGGPGVNVEPLVVQGTADVGLSNPTNTANAVAEGAPLTIIGAGYQTSPSAVISLADDPIEEPADLVGRSVGGDRGFDGGLRRVARVDRRRRVGGDHRPDPG; encoded by the coding sequence ATGAATCTGACCCGTGCCCTACTCGCTCCGGTCGCGCTGGCGACGGCCGCCGTCATCCTCAGCTCGTGCGGGAGCACCGACGGCGGCACCACCGCCGACGGGACCGCGGTCTCGACGCTCGCCGTGCAGAACCGGTGGGTCGACAACGTGCAGTTCGCCGGCGGCTTCGTCGCCCAGGCCTCGGGGTACTACACCGACCAGGGCCTCACCGTGACGACCACTCCGGGCGGCCCCGGTGTCAACGTCGAACCCCTGGTCGTGCAGGGCACCGCGGATGTCGGGCTGAGCAATCCGACGAACACCGCCAACGCTGTCGCCGAGGGAGCTCCGCTGACCATCATCGGTGCCGGATATCAGACCAGTCCGTCCGCGGTGATCTCGTTGGCCGACGATCCGATCGAAGAGCCGGCGGACCTCGTCGGGCGGTCGGTGGGGGGTGACCGCGGCTTCGACGGCGGACTTCGTCGCGTGGCTCGAGTCGACAGGCGTCGACGAGTCGGAGGTGACCATCGTCCCGATCCAGGGTGA
- a CDS encoding ABC transporter permease: protein MITAAAPPLTVAAPAVAPVRFGRVGPPLLATAALLVLWQIAAWAGLESAQILPGPIAIARGFVDAIPAITANLPLTAGAALSGFVVAAALAIAVACLAATWAPALTQVVRSAIVLESLPALALTPIVVIVAPGHAAGAILAGLAVFFIVLMGTVTGLGSASPLMLEVHRAAGGRPAGAVWSVRLPAALPSIFSSLMIAVPVAVVGTIMSEYLVVGEGLGGVMIAAYEAMDAPRVWAVALVSAAFTGVLYRAIGLVRDLVVPWAQSRSTEYRAAAAPTTGPARRIASVVLTGATSVLVVLGLWVLALRGFGLNSFFAKSPADVWGYLVASPDAGAHLDEILGYLAPTLVKAFAGLVGGTVVAVLATWVILSVPLLERATMPLVVGFRAVPLLVLTPAIGLMVGSGAATAIVLAAVLSFFTTLIALVQAARSTPTDILLLARSANAGAFDTQWLVTAPFALPALFGALRITAPGSLVAAMSAEWLITGDGIGFLMIQGGMESRFTTMWSAFVVLALVSLLIFAAVTLAERVVLRRLS from the coding sequence GTGATCACCGCCGCCGCGCCGCCACTGACCGTCGCCGCACCCGCCGTCGCCCCCGTACGGTTCGGGCGAGTGGGCCCGCCCCTGCTGGCCACGGCGGCGCTGCTCGTGCTCTGGCAGATCGCGGCGTGGGCCGGTCTGGAGAGCGCGCAGATCCTGCCGGGTCCGATCGCGATCGCACGGGGATTCGTCGACGCAATCCCCGCGATCACGGCGAACCTGCCGCTCACCGCCGGGGCCGCCCTCTCGGGGTTCGTGGTTGCCGCCGCACTCGCCATCGCCGTCGCCTGCCTTGCTGCGACCTGGGCGCCTGCGCTCACCCAGGTGGTGCGCTCGGCGATCGTGCTCGAGAGCCTTCCGGCACTCGCGCTCACCCCCATCGTGGTGATCGTCGCTCCCGGCCACGCCGCGGGCGCGATCCTGGCGGGTCTCGCGGTGTTCTTCATCGTCCTCATGGGCACGGTGACAGGTCTCGGCAGCGCATCACCTCTCATGCTCGAGGTGCATCGGGCGGCAGGTGGCCGCCCGGCAGGCGCCGTGTGGAGCGTCCGTCTGCCGGCGGCCCTGCCCTCGATCTTCTCCAGCCTCATGATCGCCGTGCCGGTCGCCGTCGTCGGCACGATCATGTCCGAGTACCTCGTCGTCGGGGAGGGTCTCGGCGGCGTGATGATCGCCGCGTACGAGGCCATGGACGCCCCTCGTGTGTGGGCGGTCGCGCTCGTCAGCGCCGCGTTCACCGGAGTGCTCTACCGTGCGATCGGGCTGGTGCGCGACCTGGTCGTGCCATGGGCGCAGTCCCGTTCCACCGAGTACCGCGCGGCCGCGGCGCCGACCACCGGCCCGGCCAGGCGCATCGCCTCCGTCGTGCTGACCGGTGCCACCTCGGTGCTGGTCGTGCTGGGCCTCTGGGTGCTCGCGCTCCGCGGCTTCGGACTGAACTCGTTCTTCGCGAAGTCGCCCGCCGATGTCTGGGGATACCTCGTCGCCTCGCCGGACGCCGGCGCCCATCTCGACGAGATCCTCGGCTACCTCGCGCCGACACTCGTCAAGGCGTTCGCAGGTCTCGTCGGTGGCACCGTCGTCGCGGTCCTGGCCACCTGGGTGATCTTGAGCGTCCCTCTGCTCGAACGCGCCACGATGCCGCTCGTCGTCGGCTTCCGGGCGGTACCGCTGCTCGTTCTCACGCCCGCCATCGGCCTGATGGTCGGCTCGGGCGCGGCAACCGCGATCGTGCTCGCGGCCGTCCTGTCGTTCTTCACCACCCTCATCGCCCTGGTGCAGGCGGCCCGCTCCACCCCGACGGACATCCTGCTGCTGGCGCGCAGCGCGAACGCGGGCGCCTTCGACACCCAGTGGCTGGTGACGGCGCCGTTCGCCTTGCCTGCCCTCTTCGGCGCCCTACGCATCACGGCTCCCGGCTCCCTCGTGGCAGCCATGAGCGCGGAGTGGTTGATCACCGGCGACGGCATCGGCTTCCTGATGATCCAGGGCGGCATGGAATCCCGCTTCACCACGATGTGGTCCGCCTTCGTCGTCCTCGCCCTCGTCTCCCTCCTCATCTTCGCCGCGGTCACTCTCGCCGAGCGTGTCGTGCTGCGCCGCCTCTCCTGA
- a CDS encoding ABC transporter ATP-binding protein, whose amino-acid sequence MTQRPDEAIAVTGSLDETIVVRDLTKIYGAGAKAVTALAGVDVELAPGSFTALVGPSGCGKSTLLRILADLEIGSSGSVTIGDRSPRDIRTSGELGIAFQEPALLPWRSVRRNIAFPARVSRRRITPERIEELVGLVGLDGFADKRPSQLSGGMRQRVAIARALSTDPRLLLLDEPFGALDEFTRQRLNLELQRIWMHERTTTVMVTHSITEAVFLADRVVVMSPHPGRVVEVVDVPFDRPRAPELLLDPAFTEIANHVQRLIFEMQGEQMRRTA is encoded by the coding sequence ATGACTCAGAGACCCGACGAGGCGATCGCCGTCACCGGAAGCCTGGACGAGACGATCGTCGTCCGAGACCTGACGAAGATCTACGGCGCGGGCGCGAAGGCCGTCACAGCTCTGGCCGGCGTCGACGTCGAACTGGCACCGGGATCGTTCACGGCGTTGGTGGGCCCGAGCGGCTGCGGCAAGTCGACCCTCCTACGCATCCTCGCCGACCTCGAGATCGGCTCGAGTGGCTCGGTCACCATCGGCGACCGATCGCCACGGGATATCCGGACCAGCGGTGAACTCGGCATCGCCTTCCAGGAGCCCGCTCTGCTGCCCTGGCGCTCCGTCCGTCGGAACATCGCGTTCCCCGCGCGCGTGTCGCGTCGTCGGATCACTCCCGAGCGCATCGAGGAACTCGTCGGTCTGGTGGGCCTGGACGGATTCGCCGACAAGCGGCCCTCCCAGCTCTCGGGCGGGATGCGGCAACGCGTCGCGATCGCACGCGCCTTGTCGACCGATCCGCGGCTGCTGCTGCTCGACGAGCCGTTCGGCGCACTCGACGAGTTCACCCGGCAGCGCCTGAATCTCGAGCTCCAGCGCATCTGGATGCACGAGCGCACCACGACGGTGATGGTCACGCACTCCATCACGGAGGCGGTGTTCCTCGCCGATCGGGTGGTGGTGATGTCACCGCACCCTGGCCGCGTCGTCGAGGTCGTCGACGTGCCGTTCGACCGTCCACGTGCGCCCGAACTCCTGCTCGACCCCGCCTTCACCGAGATCGCAAACCACGTGCAGCGCCTCATCTTCGAGATGCAGGGCGAGCAGATGCGGAGGACCGCGTGA
- a CDS encoding TetR/AcrR family transcriptional regulator codes for MTSEQTRDGKPRRRVGRPPQITREQVVEAAVRVGIDQLSMVGVAEALGVNHSTLYNHVAGREEMVVLAVDSIFANAPWPEITGSWEDDATALVVELWRLLRSHPGLADELAGRYRVSEALEELQPHLWAFVERLRTTVARSGLDPIDVIALADILLEISYAHGAAGWRSDDHDPQTLRGVGGTLRDALAASLSLPPEEMLRRKLALVFRGAQA; via the coding sequence ATGACGAGCGAACAGACCAGGGACGGCAAGCCACGACGCCGCGTGGGGAGGCCGCCGCAGATCACCCGCGAGCAGGTCGTGGAGGCCGCCGTCCGGGTGGGCATCGACCAGCTGAGCATGGTGGGCGTCGCGGAAGCCCTCGGAGTGAATCACTCCACGCTCTACAACCACGTCGCCGGACGTGAGGAGATGGTCGTCCTGGCGGTGGACAGCATCTTCGCGAATGCGCCGTGGCCCGAGATCACCGGGAGCTGGGAGGACGACGCGACCGCGCTGGTGGTCGAGCTGTGGCGCCTGCTGCGCTCGCACCCCGGTCTCGCCGACGAACTGGCCGGGCGATACCGGGTGTCCGAGGCGCTCGAAGAACTGCAGCCGCATCTCTGGGCCTTCGTCGAACGCCTCCGTACCACCGTCGCCCGCAGTGGCCTCGATCCGATCGACGTGATCGCACTGGCCGACATCCTGCTGGAGATCTCGTATGCCCACGGCGCAGCCGGGTGGCGCTCCGACGACCACGATCCGCAGACCCTTCGGGGTGTGGGCGGGACGCTGCGCGACGCGCTCGCGGCCTCACTGTCGCTGCCGCCCGAAGAGATGCTCCGACGAAAGCTCGCCCTCGTGTTCCGCGGGGCGCAAGCCTGA
- a CDS encoding TetR family transcriptional regulator: MSKRTFFRYFASKDDLVIGKYDLFAERMAEAFDARPVDEPVWESLRRSST, encoded by the coding sequence ATGTCGAAGCGTACGTTCTTCCGATACTTCGCGTCGAAGGACGATCTCGTCATCGGGAAGTACGACCTGTTCGCCGAGCGGATGGCTGAAGCGTTCGATGCCCGTCCAGTCGACGAGCCGGTGTGGGAGTCCCTGCGTCGGTCTTCGACATGA
- a CDS encoding acyl-CoA-like ligand-binding transcription factor, which produces MLTEHVRHRLGGEHLEPTDPRPASVVGAAFACVQAARPAYLASDRGEPLARYLDDAMAAVRQDGVI; this is translated from the coding sequence TTGCTGACCGAACATGTCCGACATCGGCTCGGAGGCGAGCACCTCGAACCCACCGACCCTCGACCCGCATCAGTCGTCGGCGCGGCATTCGCTTGCGTGCAGGCGGCGCGACCGGCTTATCTCGCGTCGGACCGTGGTGAACCGCTCGCCCGCTACCTCGACGACGCGATGGCCGCGGTCCGGCAGGACGGAGTCATCTGA
- a CDS encoding TetR/AcrR family transcriptional regulator — MARPRTFERDHVVHAAERQFRTTGYSGTSVDDISAVTGLGRGSLYAAFEGKRGVLLEAMSGYSARLKQFVPTALNGPDEGALERLHEFLLRAVNGVPLAADVPPASDRAAAACFAAKMALELGSSDPEMKRLAEACSATVATAVAECLRAAQRVGDIDPDADPDDLAYLLMAVVRGMDVVGAQGLSPARLTSIAESAFALLPRPVPS; from the coding sequence ATGGCACGACCACGAACATTCGAGCGGGACCACGTCGTCCACGCCGCCGAACGGCAATTCCGCACCACCGGCTACAGCGGGACGAGTGTCGATGACATCAGCGCCGTGACGGGCCTGGGGCGCGGCAGCCTGTATGCCGCGTTCGAGGGCAAGCGCGGGGTGCTGCTGGAAGCAATGTCCGGGTACTCCGCCCGGTTGAAGCAGTTCGTCCCCACCGCGCTCAACGGCCCGGACGAGGGTGCTCTGGAACGACTGCACGAGTTTCTGCTCCGCGCTGTCAACGGTGTGCCATTAGCCGCCGACGTACCCCCCGCTTCCGATCGGGCTGCGGCGGCCTGTTTCGCTGCCAAGATGGCGCTCGAACTCGGGAGCTCTGACCCCGAGATGAAACGCCTGGCCGAGGCCTGCTCCGCGACGGTCGCGACAGCGGTGGCCGAGTGTCTGCGAGCAGCGCAGCGCGTCGGTGACATTGATCCCGACGCGGACCCCGACGATCTCGCCTACCTCCTGATGGCCGTCGTCCGTGGAATGGATGTCGTTGGCGCACAAGGCCTCAGTCCTGCTCGCCTGACCTCGATCGCGGAGAGCGCGTTCGCCTTACTCCCTCGCCCGGTGCCGAGCTGA